One stretch of Mangifera indica cultivar Alphonso chromosome 9, CATAS_Mindica_2.1, whole genome shotgun sequence DNA includes these proteins:
- the LOC123225547 gene encoding uncharacterized protein LOC123225547 isoform X1, with protein sequence MFINRVQSGVSSVMQGVVNRPMLSTEQGQSLCSMGLVSQPVEGSLYGAPVATVKGNMGQYSHAHGIPQAQKNMVQSSGFSNSFLRDRFTVSPDQASMPQGAFMSSQGFSGKNIFGQVPNSGSNTGILSGNLQEANSPQTNSSMEELNGRQEQTAWSAMQQKATQNGPNQGLVPLDPMEEKILFNMDEDIWDASFGRRSNMGTTSFGNMTENLDLSNSFPSLQSGSWSALMQSAVAEASSSDTGMQEWSGLTFQNTEQSTDNQLLNLMKSDNQQTGWVDNNLPTASFTSKPLNMFNDSNMNSSFPGFRHQGFQFSGEQREGLCHNGESMEKSPKVTGEWVDYNPQQKPSIEDSQQVQSFMQLNNAWAGQINERSEGDMQQQGMASHVNLSALPNTVKSHQTTSQYILQNNQSDYVRHADISIVKRGKESMGKGPQQTSNGPHAYSNSYNGEVETYEKQKSYHPRENSNGGYHSKGMSGSEQGHASQFQFLGNVSSNTMVLEQAHLAHVQGKSRASEEVPSEGDLRSVISDCSNIVAQARLNHERQNMLELLNKVDQSREDGTKTHFGSADGNPMNRVPETEVHTSGAQLYNPSSTSQGFGLRLGRPSQRLPNSSHLLSAHGSSQAISYLKSSQADSELKEKSQTWVASSSSFQTFPPTHDLSQRANWEDKASAAGQSQTSSYLNMQGNSNAAYAPSPSYMRNQPQMQFMSSAAVSSQASQATVANTTSRHQLLNRAASHDTPQQIFTNLLGQQFPVLEAVPVSQPSVMTGMPQQGKGSARPHNLWTNVTIQRQPPSPSSRDPSNNSMINSPKGGYGSPEFGASEQLISSERDDTLQPAGSLYGLKQPSPKHVSDTNALLSGSQLARAYQQALNTEKKEDSQALTASEGNLLSVGQSLESSPQIHQNYSQMGKVQAVKNIKNEPSSMVGQYEHNSKFGNIVDSGQSGGVQPNSFLSRDTNMMSLQDRPYTEISKLGQTDSQNQPGSNMASNLSERGQVNLRMVPSWFNKYGTLQNGQIPQYDARFAKMAAGQLSLEKLPQNLHMQASLQQVDTTDASQGGTLMPSALTTLVGTEHSLGPSVLPSDITNQSMAITRSKKRKIVTPEVLPWHKEVTKGFQWLQNMSMAEEQWALATNRLIEKVQDEVDILEDVPPVFRSKRRLVLTTQLMQQLLSPAPESILSADLTSHYDSAIYSVSRLVLGDACSLTHYPRNDLLEFMDNCSILLRNSAKLDTSEGTCEQQFSEVVEKLTARAKKIENEFQRVEKTASMVDIAVECQELERFAVINRFAKLHIGGQADISGTSLSSVTPKPFLQRYVTALPMPRKLPEGLQCVSL encoded by the exons ATGTTTATCAACCGGGTACAGAGTGGTGTATCCTCTGTTATGCAAGGAGTAGTTAATAGGCCCATGCTTTCAACTGAGCAAGGCCAATCTCTGTGTTCAATGGGCCTTGTCTCTCAGCCAGTTGAGGGATCTTTATATGGTGCTCCTGTTGCTACCGTGAAGGGCAATATGGGTCAATATTCTCACGCCCATGGAATACCTCAAGCACAGAAGAACATGGTGCAGTCATCAGGTTTCAGTAACTCTTTTTTGAGAGATCGGTTTACTGTTTCTCCAGACCAGGCTTCCATGCCTCAAGGGGCTTTCATGTCTAGCCAGGGGTTTTCAGGGAAAAACATCTTTGGACAAGTTCCCAATTCAGGTTCAAATACTGGAATTTTGTCAGGAAACCTCCAGGAAGCTAATTCACCACAGACAAATTCATCAATGGAAGAACTTAATGGGAGGCAAGAGCAAACTGCTTGGTCTGCAATGCAGCAAAAAGCAACGCAAAATGGTCCTAATCAGGGTTTGGTACCCCTAGACCCAATGGAAGAGAAGATATTGTTCAATATGGATGAAGATATATGGGATGCTTCTTTTGGAAGGCGCAGTAACATGGGTACTACTAGTTTTGGCAATATGACGGAGAACCTAGATTTATCAAATTCATTCCCATCACTTCAGAGTGGGAGCTGGAGTGCTCTTATGCAGTCTGCAGTGGCAGAAGCTTCAAGCAGTGATACTGGGATGCAGGAGTGGAGTGGCTTGACTTTCCAGAATACAGAACAGTCAACTGATAATCAGCTTTTGAATTTAATGAAAAGTGACAACCAACAGACAGGTTGGGTTGATAACAACTTGCCCACTGCCTCTTTTACTTCAAAACCATTGAATATGTTTAATGATTCCAATATGAACTCTAGCTTCCCTGGGTTTCGGCATCAAGGCTTCCAATTTTCAGGTGAACAGAGAGAGGGCTTGTGCCATAATGGTGAATCCATGGAGAAGTCTCCTAAGGTCACCGGCGAATGGGTGGACTATAATCCTCAACAGAAGCCATCTATTGAGGATAGTCAACAGGTCCAATCATTTATGCAGTTGAATAATGCATGGGCTGGCCAAATTAATGAGCGCTCAGAAGGTGACATGCAGCAACAGGGAATGGCTTCACATGTCAACTTATCTGCTTTACCAAATACTGTCAAGTCCCATCAGACGACCAGTCAATACATCTTGCAGAATAATCAATCTGATTACGTGCGACATGCTGATATCTCTATTGTCAAAAGGGGAAAAGAGAGCATGGGAAAGGGCCCTCAACAAACAAGCAATGGCCCCCATGCCTATAGTAACTCCTACAATGGAGAAGTTGAGACTTATGAGAAGCAGAAGAGCTACCACCCAAGGGAGAATTCTAATGGTGGCTACCACTCCAAAGGAATGAGTGGTAGTGAGCAAGGACATGCGTCACAATTTCAGTTTCTTGGTAATGTTTCCAGCAACACCATGGTCTTGGAGCAG GCACACTTAGCTCATGTGCAAGGGAAATCAAGAGCATCAGAGGAGGTGCCTTCTGAAGGTGACCTTAGATCAGTCATCTCTGACTGTTCAAATATTGTTGCTCAGGCAAG ACTTAACCATGAGAGGCAAAATATGCTTGAGCTTCTGAACAAGGTTGACCAATCAAGAGAAGATGGCACTAAAACACATTTTGGTTCTGCTGATGGCAATCCAATGAACAGGGTGCCTGAAACTGAAGTGCATACATCTGGTGCTCAACTGTATAATCCATCCTCTACTTCTCAGGGTTTTGGTTTGAGGTTGGGCCGTCCTTCTCAAAGGCTGCCAAACTCAAGCCATCTCCTTTCTGCTCATGGTTCATCTCAGGCCATAAGTTACCTAAAATCAAGCCAAGCCGATTCTGAGTTAAAAGAGAAAAGCCAGACCTGGGTAGCTTCCTCATCTTCCTTTCAGACGTTTCCTCCTACTCATGATTTGTCACAAAGGGCAAATTGGGAGGATAAAGCTAGTGCTGCAGGACAATCACAAACCTCCTCATATTTGAATATGCAAGGAAACTCTAATGCAGCATATGCACCCAGTCCTTCATATATGAGAAATCAGCCTCAGATGCAATTTATGTCTAGTGCAGCTGTATCATCCCAGGCTTCACAAGCAACAGTGGCAAACACCACTAGCAGACACCAACTTCTTAATCGTGCTGCCTCGCATGATACCCCTCAACAGATTTTCACCAATCTCTTGGGCCAGCAATTTCCAGTTCTGGAAGCTGTGCCTGTATCTCAGCCATCAGTTATGACTGGCATGCCTCAGCAGGGCAAGGGTTCAGCAAGGCCGCACAATTTATGGACAAATGTAACAATTCAGAGACAACCTCCTTCTCCTTCCTCCAGGGATCCATCAAATAATAGCATGATTAACTCCCCAAAAGGAGGATATGGATCACCTGAATTTGGCGCATCTGAGCAGCTGATATCATCTGAAAGAGATGATACTTTGCAGCCAGCTGGCTCACTGTATGGGCTGAAGCAGCCTTCACCAAAGCATGTCTCTGACACAAATGCTCTTCTGTCTGGCTCTCAATTGGCTCGTGCTTACCAGCAGGCTTTGAACACAGAAAAGAAGGAAGACAGTCAGGCCCTTACTGCTTCTGAAGGAAATTTGCTATCTGTTGGTCAGTCTTTGGAATCATCCCCCCAAATTCATCAAAACTATTCCCAAATGGGTAAAGTGCAGGCAGTGAAAAACATAAAGAATGAGCCAAGTAGTATGGTGGGACAATATGAACATAATTCGAAATTTGGAAATATTGTGGATAGCGGACAGAGTGGAGGGGTACAACCAAATTCCTTTCTGTCTAGAGATACCAATATGATGAGCCTGCAAGATCGACCTTATACTGAGATATCAAAGCTTGGTCAAACTGATTCTCAGAATCAACCTGGAAGTAATATGGCATCTAATCTTTCTGAACGTGGCCAGGTCAATCTGCGAATGGTGCCCTCATGGTTTAATAAATATGGAACTTTGCAGAATGGGCAGATACCTCAGTATGATGCCAGATTTGCGAAAATGGCTGCAGGGCAGCTCTCCCTTGAAAAGCTTCCCCAGAATTTGCACATGCAAGCCTCTCTGCAGCAAGTAGATACAACTGATGCTAGTCAAGGTGGTACTTTAATGCCAAGTGCACTTACCACCTTGGTAGGAACGGAACACTCCTTGGGTCCTTCTGTGTTGCCTTCAGACATCACCAATCAAAGTATGGCTATTACAAGGTCAAAGAAGCGCAAAATAGTGACACCTGAGGTTCTTCCATGGCACAAAGAAGTGACAAAAGGTTTTCAGTGGCTTCAAAATATGAG CATGGCAGAGGAACAGTGGGCGCTAGCCACAAATCGGTTGATTGAGAAG GTGCAAGATGAGGTTGATATTCTTGAAGATGTGCCGCCAGTGTTTCGATCAAAGAGAAGGCTTGTCTTGACAACACAGCTTATGCAACAATTGCTTTCTCCTGCTCCAGAATCCATTCTCTCCGCAGATCTGACTTCACACTATGATAGTGCAATATATTCTGTTTCAAGATTAGTCCTTGGGGATGCATGCAGCCTCACCCACTATCCAAGAAATGACTTGCTTGAGTTCATGGACAACTGTAGCAT TTTGCTCAGGAATTCTGCAAAGCTTGATACATCTGAGGGAACTTGTGAGCAGCAATTTTCAGAAGTTGTTGAAAAGTTAACTGCTAGAGCGAAGAAGATTGAAAATGAATTCCAAAG AGTGGAAAAGACAGCATCTATGGTGGACATAGCAGTGGAATGTCAGGAGTTGGAGAGGTTTGCTGTCATCAACCGTTTTGCCAAGCTTCATATAGGAGGACAAGCTGATATCTCTGGCACTTCATTATCTTCTGTCACGCCAAAACCATTTCTCCAGAGATATGTCACTGCTCTTCCAATGCCCAGAAAACTTCCTGAAGGCTTACAATGTGTTTCGCTGTGA
- the LOC123225547 gene encoding uncharacterized protein LOC123225547 isoform X2 yields MFINRVQSGVSSVMQGVVNRPMLSTEQGQSLCSMGLVSQPVEGSLYGAPVATVKGNMGQYSHAHGIPQAQKNMVQSSGFSNSFLRDRFTVSPDQASMPQGAFMSSQGFSGKNIFGQVPNSGSNTGILSGNLQEANSPQTNSSMEELNGRQEQTAWSAMQQKATQNGPNQGLVPLDPMEEKILFNMDEDIWDASFGRRSNMGTTSFGNMTENLDLSNSFPSLQSGSWSALMQSAVAEASSSDTGMQEWSGLTFQNTEQSTDNQLLNLMKSDNQQTGWVDNNLPTASFTSKPLNMFNDSNMNSSFPGFRHQGFQFSGEQREGLCHNGESMEKSPKVTGEWVDYNPQQKPSIEDSQQVQSFMQLNNAWAGQINERSEGDMQQQGMASHVNLSALPNTVKSHQTTSQYILQNNQSDYVRHADISIVKRGKESMGKGPQQTSNGPHAYSNSYNGEVETYEKQKSYHPRENSNGGYHSKGMSGSEQGHASQFQFLGNVSSNTMVLEQAHLAHVQGKSRASEEVPSEGDLRSVISDCSNIVAQARLNHERQNMLELLNKVDQSREDGTKTHFGSADGNPMNRVPETEVHTSGAQLYNPSSTSQGFGLRLGRPSQRLPNSSHLLSAHGSSQAISYLKSSQADSELKEKSQTWVASSSSFQTFPPTHDLSQRANWEDKASAAGQSQTSSYLNMQGNSNAAYAPSPSYMRNQPQMQFMSSAAVSSQASQATVANTTSRHQLLNRAASHDTPQQIFTNLLGQQFPVLEAVPVSQPSVMTGMPQQGKGSARPHNLWTNVTIQRQPPSPSSRDPSNNSMINSPKGGYGSPEFGASEQLISSERDDTLQPAGSLYGLKQPSPKHVSDTNALLSGSQLARAYQQALNTEKKEDSQALTASEGNLLSVGQSLESSPQIHQNYSQMGKVQAVKNIKNEPSSMVGQYEHNSKFGNIVDSGQSGGVQPNSFLSRDTNMMSLQDRPYTEISKLGQTDSQNQPGSNMASNLSERGQVNLRMVPSWFNKYGTLQNGQIPQYDARFAKMAAGQLSLEKLPQNLHMQASLQQVDTTDASQGGTLMPSALTTLVGTEHSLGPSVLPSDITNQSMAITRSKKRKIVTPEVLPWHKEVTKGFQWLQNMSMAEEQWALATNRLIEKVQDEVDILEDVPPVFRSKRRLVLTTQLMQQLLSPAPESILSADLTSHYDSAIYSVSRLVLGDACSLTHYPRNDLLEFMDNCSMNSAKLDTSEGTCEQQFSEVVEKLTARAKKIENEFQRVEKTASMVDIAVECQELERFAVINRFAKLHIGGQADISGTSLSSVTPKPFLQRYVTALPMPRKLPEGLQCVSL; encoded by the exons ATGTTTATCAACCGGGTACAGAGTGGTGTATCCTCTGTTATGCAAGGAGTAGTTAATAGGCCCATGCTTTCAACTGAGCAAGGCCAATCTCTGTGTTCAATGGGCCTTGTCTCTCAGCCAGTTGAGGGATCTTTATATGGTGCTCCTGTTGCTACCGTGAAGGGCAATATGGGTCAATATTCTCACGCCCATGGAATACCTCAAGCACAGAAGAACATGGTGCAGTCATCAGGTTTCAGTAACTCTTTTTTGAGAGATCGGTTTACTGTTTCTCCAGACCAGGCTTCCATGCCTCAAGGGGCTTTCATGTCTAGCCAGGGGTTTTCAGGGAAAAACATCTTTGGACAAGTTCCCAATTCAGGTTCAAATACTGGAATTTTGTCAGGAAACCTCCAGGAAGCTAATTCACCACAGACAAATTCATCAATGGAAGAACTTAATGGGAGGCAAGAGCAAACTGCTTGGTCTGCAATGCAGCAAAAAGCAACGCAAAATGGTCCTAATCAGGGTTTGGTACCCCTAGACCCAATGGAAGAGAAGATATTGTTCAATATGGATGAAGATATATGGGATGCTTCTTTTGGAAGGCGCAGTAACATGGGTACTACTAGTTTTGGCAATATGACGGAGAACCTAGATTTATCAAATTCATTCCCATCACTTCAGAGTGGGAGCTGGAGTGCTCTTATGCAGTCTGCAGTGGCAGAAGCTTCAAGCAGTGATACTGGGATGCAGGAGTGGAGTGGCTTGACTTTCCAGAATACAGAACAGTCAACTGATAATCAGCTTTTGAATTTAATGAAAAGTGACAACCAACAGACAGGTTGGGTTGATAACAACTTGCCCACTGCCTCTTTTACTTCAAAACCATTGAATATGTTTAATGATTCCAATATGAACTCTAGCTTCCCTGGGTTTCGGCATCAAGGCTTCCAATTTTCAGGTGAACAGAGAGAGGGCTTGTGCCATAATGGTGAATCCATGGAGAAGTCTCCTAAGGTCACCGGCGAATGGGTGGACTATAATCCTCAACAGAAGCCATCTATTGAGGATAGTCAACAGGTCCAATCATTTATGCAGTTGAATAATGCATGGGCTGGCCAAATTAATGAGCGCTCAGAAGGTGACATGCAGCAACAGGGAATGGCTTCACATGTCAACTTATCTGCTTTACCAAATACTGTCAAGTCCCATCAGACGACCAGTCAATACATCTTGCAGAATAATCAATCTGATTACGTGCGACATGCTGATATCTCTATTGTCAAAAGGGGAAAAGAGAGCATGGGAAAGGGCCCTCAACAAACAAGCAATGGCCCCCATGCCTATAGTAACTCCTACAATGGAGAAGTTGAGACTTATGAGAAGCAGAAGAGCTACCACCCAAGGGAGAATTCTAATGGTGGCTACCACTCCAAAGGAATGAGTGGTAGTGAGCAAGGACATGCGTCACAATTTCAGTTTCTTGGTAATGTTTCCAGCAACACCATGGTCTTGGAGCAG GCACACTTAGCTCATGTGCAAGGGAAATCAAGAGCATCAGAGGAGGTGCCTTCTGAAGGTGACCTTAGATCAGTCATCTCTGACTGTTCAAATATTGTTGCTCAGGCAAG ACTTAACCATGAGAGGCAAAATATGCTTGAGCTTCTGAACAAGGTTGACCAATCAAGAGAAGATGGCACTAAAACACATTTTGGTTCTGCTGATGGCAATCCAATGAACAGGGTGCCTGAAACTGAAGTGCATACATCTGGTGCTCAACTGTATAATCCATCCTCTACTTCTCAGGGTTTTGGTTTGAGGTTGGGCCGTCCTTCTCAAAGGCTGCCAAACTCAAGCCATCTCCTTTCTGCTCATGGTTCATCTCAGGCCATAAGTTACCTAAAATCAAGCCAAGCCGATTCTGAGTTAAAAGAGAAAAGCCAGACCTGGGTAGCTTCCTCATCTTCCTTTCAGACGTTTCCTCCTACTCATGATTTGTCACAAAGGGCAAATTGGGAGGATAAAGCTAGTGCTGCAGGACAATCACAAACCTCCTCATATTTGAATATGCAAGGAAACTCTAATGCAGCATATGCACCCAGTCCTTCATATATGAGAAATCAGCCTCAGATGCAATTTATGTCTAGTGCAGCTGTATCATCCCAGGCTTCACAAGCAACAGTGGCAAACACCACTAGCAGACACCAACTTCTTAATCGTGCTGCCTCGCATGATACCCCTCAACAGATTTTCACCAATCTCTTGGGCCAGCAATTTCCAGTTCTGGAAGCTGTGCCTGTATCTCAGCCATCAGTTATGACTGGCATGCCTCAGCAGGGCAAGGGTTCAGCAAGGCCGCACAATTTATGGACAAATGTAACAATTCAGAGACAACCTCCTTCTCCTTCCTCCAGGGATCCATCAAATAATAGCATGATTAACTCCCCAAAAGGAGGATATGGATCACCTGAATTTGGCGCATCTGAGCAGCTGATATCATCTGAAAGAGATGATACTTTGCAGCCAGCTGGCTCACTGTATGGGCTGAAGCAGCCTTCACCAAAGCATGTCTCTGACACAAATGCTCTTCTGTCTGGCTCTCAATTGGCTCGTGCTTACCAGCAGGCTTTGAACACAGAAAAGAAGGAAGACAGTCAGGCCCTTACTGCTTCTGAAGGAAATTTGCTATCTGTTGGTCAGTCTTTGGAATCATCCCCCCAAATTCATCAAAACTATTCCCAAATGGGTAAAGTGCAGGCAGTGAAAAACATAAAGAATGAGCCAAGTAGTATGGTGGGACAATATGAACATAATTCGAAATTTGGAAATATTGTGGATAGCGGACAGAGTGGAGGGGTACAACCAAATTCCTTTCTGTCTAGAGATACCAATATGATGAGCCTGCAAGATCGACCTTATACTGAGATATCAAAGCTTGGTCAAACTGATTCTCAGAATCAACCTGGAAGTAATATGGCATCTAATCTTTCTGAACGTGGCCAGGTCAATCTGCGAATGGTGCCCTCATGGTTTAATAAATATGGAACTTTGCAGAATGGGCAGATACCTCAGTATGATGCCAGATTTGCGAAAATGGCTGCAGGGCAGCTCTCCCTTGAAAAGCTTCCCCAGAATTTGCACATGCAAGCCTCTCTGCAGCAAGTAGATACAACTGATGCTAGTCAAGGTGGTACTTTAATGCCAAGTGCACTTACCACCTTGGTAGGAACGGAACACTCCTTGGGTCCTTCTGTGTTGCCTTCAGACATCACCAATCAAAGTATGGCTATTACAAGGTCAAAGAAGCGCAAAATAGTGACACCTGAGGTTCTTCCATGGCACAAAGAAGTGACAAAAGGTTTTCAGTGGCTTCAAAATATGAG CATGGCAGAGGAACAGTGGGCGCTAGCCACAAATCGGTTGATTGAGAAG GTGCAAGATGAGGTTGATATTCTTGAAGATGTGCCGCCAGTGTTTCGATCAAAGAGAAGGCTTGTCTTGACAACACAGCTTATGCAACAATTGCTTTCTCCTGCTCCAGAATCCATTCTCTCCGCAGATCTGACTTCACACTATGATAGTGCAATATATTCTGTTTCAAGATTAGTCCTTGGGGATGCATGCAGCCTCACCCACTATCCAAGAAATGACTTGCTTGAGTTCATGGACAACTGTAGCAT GAATTCTGCAAAGCTTGATACATCTGAGGGAACTTGTGAGCAGCAATTTTCAGAAGTTGTTGAAAAGTTAACTGCTAGAGCGAAGAAGATTGAAAATGAATTCCAAAG AGTGGAAAAGACAGCATCTATGGTGGACATAGCAGTGGAATGTCAGGAGTTGGAGAGGTTTGCTGTCATCAACCGTTTTGCCAAGCTTCATATAGGAGGACAAGCTGATATCTCTGGCACTTCATTATCTTCTGTCACGCCAAAACCATTTCTCCAGAGATATGTCACTGCTCTTCCAATGCCCAGAAAACTTCCTGAAGGCTTACAATGTGTTTCGCTGTGA
- the LOC123226522 gene encoding UDP-glycosyltransferase 83A1-like produces the protein MGNPHVLVIPYPVQGHIIPLMEFAQSLAKHGIRITFVNTEYTHKQVMEALEKKEGVRNQVHLVSIRDGLESPEDRNQLEKHVESVLRFMPKKVLELMEQIDSSWSEKITCVVADQNFGWAMEIAAEKGIKRAFFCSTAATHMALRFSIEKLIEEGIIDNDGTPKKKQMYQFSPSMPAMNTAHFGWACIGDKKVQKLFFENVIRNKRAINLSDWVLCNSTYDLEPGAFNFDPKFIPIGPLLASNQCGISAGSFRQEDLTCLKWLDQQQPKSVIYVAFGGTTVFDRTQFQELAMGLELSNRPFLWVVPPDCTDDMNVAYPEGFQQRISTHGYIVSWAPQQKVLAHPSVACFVSHCGWNSTMEGLSNGIPSLCWPIYGDQMHNENYICNVWKIGLGLNRDENGIITREEIKNKVEELLNKDMYKANALGFKEKMMNSIKEGGGSYNNFRHFVDWLKS, from the exons ATGGGGAATCCACATGTTTTGGTCATACCTTATCCAGTTCAAGGCCATATAATTCCTTTAATGGAATTTGCACAATCCTTAGCCAAACATGGCATCAGAATCACATTTGTAAACACTGAGTACACTCATAAGCAAGTCATGGAAGCACTGGAAAAGAAGGAAGGTGTCAGGAATCAAGTTCATCTTGTTTCAATCAGAGATGGACTTGAATCTCCGGAGGACAGGAATCAATTAGAGAAGCATGTTGAATCAGTCCTCCGGTTCATGCCAAAGAAAGTCCTGGAGCTCATGGAGCAAATTGACTCATCATGGAGTGAAAAGATCACTTGTGTTGTTGCGGATCAGAACTTTGGATGGGCCATGGAAATTGCAGCAGAGAAGGGCATAAAGCGAGCTTTCTTCTGTTCTACTGCAGCCACACACATGGCCTTAAGATTTAGCATAGAAAAGTTGATCGAAGAAGGAATAATTGATAATGATG GAACTCCAAAGAAGAAACAGATGTATCAATTTTCACCAAGCATGCCTGCCATGAACACAGCACACTTTGGATGGGCCTGCATTGGTGACAAGAAAGTACAGaaattgttttttgaaaatgtGATTAGAAACAAGAGAGCAATAAACTTATCAGATTGGGTCCTTTGCAATTCAACTTATGACCTTGAGCCTGGAGCCTTTAACTTCGATCCAAAATTCATACCAATAGGCCCACTTTTGGCAAGCAACCAATGTGGCATCTCCGCAGGAAGCTTCAGGCAAGAAGACTTGACTTGTTTGAAATGGCTTGATCAACAACAACCCAAATCAGTCATATATGTTGCGTTTGGCGGCACAACTGTTTTCGATCGAACCCAGTTCCAGGAATTGGCCATGGGGCTTGAGCTCTCCAACAGACCATTCCTCTGGGTTGTGCCTCCTGATTGTACAGATGACATGAATGTTGCCTATCCAGAAGGATTTCAACAGAGGATCTCCACTCATGGGTACATAGTCAGTTGGGCACCTCAACAAAAGGTGCTGGCACATCCTTCCGTTGCTTGTTTTGTAAGCCATTGTGGCTGGAACTCCACCATGGAAGGCTTGAGCAATGGCATCCCTTCCTTGTGTTGGCCTATATACGGAGACCAGATGCACAATGAGAATTACATCTGCAATGTTTGGAAGATTGGCCTGGGGCTCAACAGAGATGAAAATGGGATAATTACAagggaagaaataaaaaataaggtgGAGGAACTGCTGAACAAGGACATGTATAAGGCAAATGCCTTAGGATTCAAGGAAAAGATGATGAATAGCATCAAAGAGGGTGGAGGTTCCTACAATAATTTTAGGCATTTTGTTGATTGGCTCAAGTCATAA
- the LOC123226581 gene encoding protein DMP8-like, whose translation MEQSEEAPGIKVYTATPPEGSTPKSNNNPTTLPVYGNKRRAVAKGVQKTISKTSMLVNFLPTGTLLTFEMVLPSVYSNGDCSPVSTLMLHVLLGLCALSCFFFHFTDSFRGPNGKVYYGFVTPKGLAVFKPGLEVEVPKEERFKLGLNDFVHAVMSVMVFVAIAFSDRRVTRCLFPGHEKEMDQVMESFPLMVGIVCCGLFLVFPNTRYGIGCMAS comes from the coding sequence atggagcaATCTGAAGAAGCACCCGGGATCAAAGTCTATACAGCAACCCCACCAGAAGGCTCCACTCCGAAATCCAATAACAATCCGACCACTCTCCCTGTATATGGAAATAAGAGACGAGCAGTGGCGAAAGGAGTGCAAAAAACCATTTCCAAAACCTCCATGCTCGTAAACTTTCTCCCCACAGGCACCCTTTTAACCTTTGAAATGGTCCTCCCTTCAGTTTACAGCAACGGTGACTGTTCTCCGGTCAGCACTCTCATGCTTCACGTCCTTCTCGGCCTCTGCGCTCTTTCTTGCTTCTTCTTTCACTTCACCGACAGTTTCCGGGGCCCGAACGGGAAAGTATACTATGGATTCGTGACACCGAAGGGGCTGGCGGTGTTCAAGCCCGGCCTGGAAGTTGAAGTTCCGAAAGAGGAGAGATTCAAATTGGGGTTGAATGATTTTGTTCATGCGGTGATGTCGGTGATGGTGTTTGTGGCCATAGCGTTTTCGGATCGTAGAGTTACGAGGTGTCTGTTTCCGGGACATGAGAAGGAGATGGATCAAGTTATGGAGAGTTTTCCATTGATGGTGGGGATTGTTTGCTGTGGCCTGTTTCTTGTGTTTCCCAATACTAGGTATGGAATTGGTTGCATGGCTTCATGA